From Lemur catta isolate mLemCat1 chromosome 19, mLemCat1.pri, whole genome shotgun sequence, a single genomic window includes:
- the NANOS2 gene encoding nanos homolog 2: MQLPPFDMWRDYFNLSQVVLMLIQSRRQRLEAQEIGEPSPRPQLEQDQGLGGPGARGGPATLCNFCKHNGESRHVYSSHQLKTPEGVVVCPILRHYVCPVCGATGGQAHTLKYCPLNGGQQSLYRRSGRNSAGRKVKR, translated from the coding sequence ATGCAGCTGCCCCCCTTTGACATGTGGAGGGACTACTTCAACCTGAGCCAGGTGGTCCTGATGCTGATCCAGAGTCGGAGGCAAAGGCTGGAAGCCCAAGAGATTGGGGAACCAAGTCCCAGACCCCAGCTGGAGCAAGATCAGGGGCTCGGAGGCCCGGGGGCCCGCGGGGGCCCAGCCACCCTGTGCAACTTCTGCAAGCACAACGGGGAGTCCCGCCACGTCTACTCCTCGCACCAGCTGAAGACACCTGAGGGCGTGGTGGTGTGTCCCATCCTGAGGCACTACGTGTGTCCCGTGTGCGGGGCCACCGGTGGCCAGGCCCACACGCTCAAGTACTGCCCGCTCAACGGTGGCCAGCAGTCTCTGTACCGCCGCAGCGGGCGCAACTCGGCCGGACGCAAGGTCAAGCGCTGA